TTTTGGGTAACTTAGTAATCTGGCTAACACCTATCAAATTAATACATGCATATatctacatacatatatatgatatatataatataacagCACAGTGTGTCGCACAGTGTGATCTTCAAGATCTGGGCAGTACTTGGTTCCCACGGGTCAGGTGATTGTCTTTCTTGTAGCTGATAACAGCTTCGGGACTTTCGAACATACTGGTGGTGCTAACTGGGACGCTGGCCAGCAGTGTCGCTTTTTCTTTGGCTTTCACTAACTTTCTGAACCACTTGGAGTACTGCATGGCCTCGTACCTTGGATCAGACAGCTGTATCCTGCATAGAGGAGAGAAGCAAGTGTTTTGTTTCTATTGTAATGATAGAAGGAACGCTGAAAGCACTTATTATAGGCGAACAGATTTCAGTTGAAGAAAGAGGAAACTGTTATAATAACGttcttgataaaaaaaactgttcttGTTTGAACAAATGACAATGGATTTATATTTACATAACAAGTAatggcaatttaaaaaaaaattaaaaatgacaaTTCCTTCTGTGTAAGAGAGATTTATTTGctcttaataattaatgaaggatagatttaaaaaaatgaaacatttttatccCGCTTTTACTCCGTCGTcccttttttttcacaaaaatatccatgttaacccttaaagtgctgagcttttttACAGTGAGTtcaaacaaaatggaattataattattatgtttagAGGCttaactaccacacgcgttttaagggttaagggAATTTATAGAACTTCtcagatttttataaaaatttcaatgataggcctatagatccagacttaaaGACGCTGCGCAAAATGTCCCTAACTCTTGAATGAATACAGCAGGAATATCTGCTAGGTCTGTTCAAGGTGAAGTCTAGACCAAATTAAACTTTTGAACAtaatatttcgaaaaaaaaaacaacgttcgAACTAGAATTTCCCCAATGTGGCCAATAATGTAGCAGCTCTTTTCCCAAGGATTTACGTCAACTGTAaacatttctagaaaaatcgtaaATGCCGTATTTGATACTCGTGTTCAGATGTTTCCACCCATCATTAACGCTACTACTCAATATCATAAGAATGGTACTGCAGCGCTACAAGAATCTGGCGAATAAAGAAAGCGTATagtttttaatgtataattctAGTATTTGTGAATATGAATAACTAAGCGTAcctttagatttaaaatatgCCCTAGCAAATACAAAATGTACTTCTTACCTATAAGAATGTGTCTCTTCAACTAAGCGCTGCCACTGTACCAATGCCTTCTTGTGATTATCTGCCTTTTGTCTCATTGTTGACCAGAACATTCCACTGCCTCTTCCTAAGTATTCCAGAAGTCCCGCTAGCACGAGTCCATTCAATGCAGCGAATCCGAACGGAGTATTCAGATGCATGACATCCCATTTCACCTTATATGCACCGACTGCAAAGCAAAGCATTGCTCCTCCAGCAAGGAACTGTAAAAACAAGAAGCTCTAGTGTACACAATTTAGAAGGGAAGAAAACATTCACTCCGACGATGACTCGAATCACGGACCTCCGACCCAGCCACAACGCCTCTAATCGACCAGTTAACATCTAACTTGATCTTCCTGTCCATGGAGTTATTTGGACCTGTATTTTCACTCAAAGTTACGTGGCTATGCGACATGCCTAAGTCTTTACTAGTGTTTCTATACCacttgtatatttttatattatatgagCTCTACTTCATTTTTATAAAGGTGTGTAACATAGCTAAGTCTTGctcgattttaaaaaaaaaggttgttacTAGGAATTTTgcagcgtaatgcaaatgtaaaaaaaaaaatcaaaaagaaatatttctaatcttaAAGGTTTTgtaaatcaaatttaaatagCAGAGTGAGTGTTAGCTGTGGCGTACCGAAGGTGCCACGCGCCCGCGACAGCAAAGCCAGTCACCTCCCTCCATTTCCTAATAGTGTATGCCAGTGAcacccaacctaattcgacttgCGGGTCATTTTAATATCTGATACTCGTCTTGTGGGCCACATGAACGAGAaggtacaaaaataaaaaattaaaaaaaaaaaagaaatgtaccttaatttgaaactatttgattagaaacccgtggatctagtaggCCTTCTTACATTGAGGAATTGGATACATGAAGGCTTTTTTTTCacgcctcaaaaaaaaaaacggcttaatttctgtacttaaaatatgagcaacattgtagctagctttaccaacgactcatttttttgtctctttttgcTAAATATTTCCATCGATTCTCCAATCTGTAGACGTAGtctaacaattttttattcgctgctcaaaccaagaatgccgtcatagtGGCGTTTATATGTtgctatttaaacaaaaacacacacactttatgtaCAAATCAAAATGTTGGCTTATACGCTCCACAAAAAGTTAAGATCCGATCATCTCGAAGGTAAATTCCCATTTCACAAACACATTAATGTTAAAGGTCTTGGAGCCAATCAACTAAAGAAAAATGGAGGGCTCTAAAGTAGATgaaaaattaatctttttttggAGTTTGGGGTCTACACTTTATgacgacatttcggcgggccggatggaacaacgtcgcgggccggatttgggcatcactggtgtacGCAATTCATATTTGCATAATGATGgttaaatttttaattgattcatatttcGTTAGGtacgataaataattatttcaagtttcagcttgatccgagaatggttgtgggagaaataatgtgtataatcagggccggtcctaacaattgcggggccctatgcgaaactgattgcgcggggcctagtctgggtgggaataaggataataagtgaaaattaagattttgtatttgaaaaaaaaaaattcgactttgaattgtattcattctttactaagtacaaaactgcgatcaaattaactttactttacgaaccttgcaacttATGGCATATAAAGTATTGcaacttccgattaaggtgaaaatttgccctattattacattttattacatgaaagctggcaatgccttttttcttttatcgcgcgtaggattggcgttttccgcaatgatTGACACCCAgtaatgacaattttgtctatttttcagtaactttttataagttttcaggagattttaataaattcaggagatttccagcaatttgtcgtatatattttgcaatttaatgattacacctagaattagcggggcctatgaaagcgcggggcccactgcgaccgcataggttgcagtggcctaagaccgacCCAGTATATAATTATCTGAGGGGACAAACCCCCCAAATATTCAGCAAATATCTCTGAATACCGAAGGATTAATTTCGAttgtaattaagaaaataatgaattaccagtaattaataaataattggtCAATTGCTTTGATTTATTCATGTATTGTGTTCACCAATGAATAATCGCGcaaagaatgggtgtgggagaaataacgtgttcaaactgtTTTtccagtcagacagacagaaacagtTGATACACTAATAAAAGTAATCAAATCTGTCAGAATTATTATAACGTTTCATAGCTATAGTATTTCAACGTTCACTAATCGGTCACGTGTAGACCAATAAACTGCAATAAAGTTTCTAATTTTCTCTGTGCATGTGGACAATTAAACATAATTTGCATAGAAAACATATCATTAGATGCCCCTTAGagtagtttgtttttaaagaaacgttTATGAATATCTTTGTAGCTATCAGTGTATAGTGAGTCCAATTATATCGTaattg
This genomic stretch from Biomphalaria glabrata chromosome 4, xgBioGlab47.1, whole genome shotgun sequence harbors:
- the LOC106072045 gene encoding uncharacterized protein LOC106072045, producing the protein MTKSAVLAKRRASCATLEEFQEHALQEFDLLFAEMAFLCEREVVMHHHEASKYDRLGSRLDLTAKFLAGGAMLCFAVGAYKVKWDVMHLNTPFGFAALNGLVLAGLLEYLGRGSGMFWSTMRQKADNHKKALVQWQRLVEETHSYRIQLSDPRYEAMQYSKWFRKLVKAKEKATLLASVPVSTTSMFESPEAVISYKKDNHLTRGNQVLPRS